A DNA window from Pseudarthrobacter sp. W1I19 contains the following coding sequences:
- the bcp gene encoding thioredoxin-dependent thiol peroxidase, with amino-acid sequence MSQTLTTKLQPGTQAPDFTLQDAQGRQTALADYRGKNVIVYFYPKAATPGCTTEACDFRDSLASLQGKGYEVIGISPDAPEALAGFTGDFSLTFPLLSDEDHGVALAYGAWGEKLVDGEIVEGIVRSTVVVDPEGKVTLAQYQVQAQGHVAALKEALGI; translated from the coding sequence ATGAGCCAGACCCTGACCACCAAGCTTCAGCCCGGAACCCAGGCCCCTGATTTCACCCTTCAGGATGCCCAGGGCCGGCAGACTGCCTTGGCCGACTACCGTGGCAAGAACGTCATCGTGTACTTCTACCCCAAGGCCGCCACCCCCGGCTGCACCACCGAGGCCTGCGATTTCCGCGACAGCCTGGCCTCCCTGCAGGGCAAGGGCTACGAGGTCATCGGCATCTCCCCCGACGCCCCGGAGGCTCTGGCCGGCTTCACCGGCGACTTCTCCCTGACCTTCCCGCTGCTCTCCGACGAGGACCACGGCGTCGCCCTGGCCTACGGCGCCTGGGGCGAGAAGCTGGTGGACGGCGAGATCGTTGAAGGCATCGTCCGCTCCACCGTGGTGGTGGACCCCGAAGGCAAGGTCACGCTCGCCCAGTACCAGGTGCAGGCCCAGGGCCACGTGGCAGCGCTGAAGGAAGCCCTGGGAATCTAG
- a CDS encoding GNAT family N-acetyltransferase has translation MTIEVRPATDFEDVRALVGPKRPDANVCWCLSYRIPSKQNQALRGTDREDLVKKLVAQDPPPGVLAYDGGEPVGWAGVHPRADTSFAGNRKIPHVDDLDVWSVWCIRVRPGHRGKGISHQLLRGAVEMARSYCAPAIEGYPVDNNGQKVDLTMAYVGTRKLFEDAGFTKAADTESVLNGFPRILMRLELQP, from the coding sequence ATGACAATCGAGGTCCGTCCGGCAACTGATTTTGAGGACGTCCGGGCGTTGGTGGGGCCGAAACGGCCGGATGCCAACGTGTGCTGGTGCCTGAGCTACCGCATCCCGTCCAAGCAGAACCAGGCGCTTCGCGGCACGGACCGTGAAGACCTGGTGAAGAAGTTGGTGGCACAGGACCCGCCGCCGGGGGTTTTAGCGTACGACGGCGGGGAGCCAGTGGGGTGGGCAGGGGTCCACCCCCGTGCGGACACCAGTTTTGCCGGCAACCGGAAGATCCCGCATGTGGACGATCTGGACGTCTGGTCAGTGTGGTGCATCCGGGTGCGGCCCGGGCATCGGGGCAAAGGCATCTCGCACCAGCTGTTGAGGGGCGCCGTGGAGATGGCGCGGAGCTATTGTGCACCTGCCATCGAGGGTTACCCCGTGGACAACAATGGGCAAAAGGTGGATCTCACCATGGCCTACGTGGGCACCCGGAAACTCTTCGAGGACGCCGGCTTCACGAAAGCGGCGGATACGGAGTCAGTACTGAATGGCTTCCCACGAATATTGATGCGGCTGGAGCTGCAACCTTAG
- a CDS encoding MFS transporter, producing the protein MTEQEPAQGRAAAVPDGGESLRGDALTSTTDGEPTRLADPDAVDTSLRTPAERSRTFTGILVNTALANITTSYLWFALTFWVYLETRNVIATGVVGGAYMLLIALSSISFGTFVDRYRKLAVMRFAAGFTLVMFVLSGVMFLLTAESSLLDLRQPWFWIFTVVILIGAVVENLRNIALSTTVTILIEPERRANANGLVGMVQGLMFLITSVLSGLSVGLLGMGWTIAVAIVLTALAFAHLLTLRMPEETSVAATDAHGGFDLRGSYAAVLAISGLFALILFSTFNNFIGGVYMALMDPYGLEMFPVELWGIFLAVGSSGFLIGGALISKFGLGANPLRTLLIAVVAMGVLGAVFTLREWAWLYVVGIWLYLTLVPIVEAAEQTVIQQVVPLPRQGRVFGFAMAFESAAAPVTSFLIAPIAQFWIIPYARSADGAARLAPLLGEGTSRGIALVFLIAGLIMVAAALLAFLTPVYRRVSAEYVQAAAEAKATTGSDT; encoded by the coding sequence ATGACCGAGCAGGAGCCGGCCCAGGGAAGGGCCGCTGCGGTTCCCGACGGCGGGGAAAGCCTCCGCGGGGACGCCCTCACATCGACAACGGACGGTGAACCAACGCGCCTGGCTGATCCAGACGCCGTCGACACATCCTTGCGCACCCCGGCGGAACGTTCCCGGACCTTCACCGGGATCCTGGTGAACACTGCCCTGGCCAACATCACCACCAGCTACCTGTGGTTCGCCCTGACGTTCTGGGTGTACCTGGAGACGCGCAACGTGATAGCCACCGGCGTGGTGGGCGGTGCGTACATGCTGCTGATCGCGCTGTCCAGCATCAGCTTCGGCACGTTCGTGGACCGCTACCGCAAGCTGGCCGTGATGCGCTTCGCAGCCGGTTTCACCCTGGTGATGTTTGTGCTGTCCGGAGTGATGTTCCTCCTGACAGCCGAAAGCTCGCTGCTGGACCTGAGGCAGCCCTGGTTCTGGATCTTCACCGTGGTCATCCTGATCGGCGCGGTGGTGGAGAACCTGCGCAATATCGCCCTGTCCACTACCGTCACCATCCTGATCGAGCCGGAGCGGCGGGCCAACGCCAACGGTTTGGTGGGGATGGTGCAGGGGCTGATGTTCCTCATCACTTCCGTGCTCTCCGGGCTGTCGGTGGGGCTGCTGGGCATGGGCTGGACCATTGCGGTCGCAATCGTGCTCACGGCGCTCGCCTTCGCGCACCTGCTCACCCTTCGCATGCCTGAAGAAACGAGCGTGGCGGCCACCGATGCGCACGGCGGATTCGACCTTCGCGGCTCCTACGCCGCGGTGCTGGCCATTTCAGGGCTCTTCGCCCTGATCCTGTTCTCCACGTTCAACAACTTCATTGGCGGCGTCTACATGGCGCTGATGGACCCCTACGGCCTGGAGATGTTCCCCGTGGAATTGTGGGGCATCTTCCTGGCTGTCGGCTCCAGCGGATTCCTGATCGGCGGGGCGCTGATCAGCAAGTTCGGCCTCGGAGCCAACCCGCTGCGCACCCTGCTTATTGCCGTGGTGGCCATGGGGGTCCTCGGTGCGGTGTTCACCCTGCGGGAGTGGGCATGGCTGTACGTCGTCGGGATCTGGCTGTACCTGACGCTGGTGCCCATTGTGGAGGCCGCCGAGCAGACGGTCATCCAGCAGGTGGTGCCGCTGCCACGGCAGGGCCGGGTGTTCGGCTTCGCCATGGCGTTCGAGTCTGCGGCGGCGCCCGTCACGTCCTTCCTGATTGCGCCGATCGCCCAGTTCTGGATCATTCCCTACGCACGGTCGGCCGACGGCGCGGCCCGGCTGGCCCCGCTGCTGGGCGAGGGCACCTCCCGTGGCATTGCCCTGGTCTTCCTGATCGCCGGGCTCATCATGGTGGCCGCCGCGCTGCTTGCTTTCCTGACCCCGGTGTACCGCCGGGTGTCGGCCGAATATGTGCAGGCGGCTGCAGAGGCGAAAGCGACGACGGGCAGCGACACGTAG